Proteins found in one Streptomyces sp. NBC_00461 genomic segment:
- a CDS encoding NYN domain-containing protein: MNDDHVALSARIDRTNELLQRMLAEVAKTPSTHAIFVDAGYLYAAAGRLVAGTEDRRAFDLDAEGLIEALIDKARTIFADSRLLRVYWYDGARRRIHTAEQQSIAELPDVKVRLGNLNANNQQKGVDSLIRSDLESLARHRAISDAALLGGDEDLVSAVEAAQGYGARVHLWGIEAPEGRNQAEPLLWEVDSQRTLDLDFFKPYVSRRTAAAYESTTARPTREGVRFVGAQIAAKWLAARGRDSLVELLPGHPYLPGSVDQDLLVEAEGLLQYSLRGQADLRRALRDGFWEHLQTQY, encoded by the coding sequence ATGAACGACGACCACGTGGCTCTCAGTGCCCGCATCGACCGCACGAACGAGCTGCTGCAGCGCATGCTCGCCGAGGTGGCGAAGACACCCTCGACGCATGCGATCTTCGTCGACGCGGGATACCTGTACGCGGCCGCGGGCCGGCTGGTGGCGGGCACGGAGGACCGTCGCGCCTTCGACCTGGACGCGGAGGGCCTGATCGAGGCACTCATCGACAAGGCCCGCACGATCTTCGCGGACAGCCGGCTGCTCCGCGTCTACTGGTACGACGGCGCGAGACGCCGTATCCACACCGCCGAGCAGCAGTCGATCGCCGAGCTCCCGGACGTGAAGGTCCGGCTGGGCAATCTCAACGCCAACAACCAGCAGAAGGGCGTCGATTCGCTGATCAGGTCGGATCTGGAGTCACTGGCCAGACACCGCGCGATCAGCGACGCGGCCCTGCTTGGCGGCGACGAGGACCTGGTGTCCGCGGTCGAGGCGGCGCAGGGGTACGGGGCGCGCGTCCACCTGTGGGGCATCGAAGCCCCCGAGGGACGCAACCAGGCGGAGCCCCTGCTCTGGGAGGTCGACAGCCAGCGCACCCTCGACCTCGACTTCTTCAAGCCGTACGTCTCCCGGCGCACCGCGGCCGCCTACGAGTCCACCACGGCGCGGCCCACCCGCGAGGGCGTCCGATTCGTCGGCGCGCAGATCGCGGCGAAGTGGCTGGCCGCGCGGGGCCGCGACTCCCTGGTGGAACTGCTGCCCGGGCACCCCTACCTGCCGGGCTCGGTGGACCAGGACCTGCTGGTGGAGGCGGAGGGCCTGCTGCAGTACTCACTGCGCGGCCAGGCGGATCTGCGGCGCGCGCTGCGGGACGGATTCTGGGAGCACCTGCAGACGCAGTACTAG
- a CDS encoding alpha/beta fold hydrolase: protein MSRPPSFTPPPGARAYSLRTARGEFAVVDSPVADGVVPKGTALLLPGFTGSKEDFNPLQETLSARGYRTVAVDGRGQYESDGPRDDESAYAQAELAQDALAQAAALGTPVHLVGHSLGGQIARAAVLLDRAPFLSLTLMASGPAQISVSQQQRVKLLRDALAVMSMAEVWEAIQAMEPPEETDTGDLDAGLDDQDDLRRRWLGNKPAQLIATGLQLCVEPDRVADLAAVALPFHVLSGSRDDTWAVPLLDDMALRLRAHRTVVQGAEHSPNTDNPLDTARAFADFWDRSQSR, encoded by the coding sequence ATGAGCAGGCCCCCGAGCTTCACCCCGCCCCCCGGCGCCCGCGCGTACTCGCTGCGTACCGCGCGCGGAGAGTTCGCCGTCGTCGACTCGCCCGTGGCGGACGGAGTCGTGCCCAAGGGAACCGCGCTGTTGCTGCCCGGGTTCACCGGCAGCAAGGAGGACTTCAACCCACTGCAGGAGACACTTTCGGCGCGCGGTTACCGGACCGTCGCGGTGGACGGGCGGGGGCAGTACGAGTCCGACGGGCCCCGGGACGACGAATCGGCTTACGCCCAGGCCGAGTTGGCGCAGGACGCGCTCGCCCAGGCTGCCGCCCTCGGCACCCCCGTGCACCTCGTCGGCCACTCCCTCGGCGGCCAGATCGCGCGGGCCGCGGTCCTGCTGGACCGCGCTCCCTTCCTGTCGCTCACGCTGATGGCCTCCGGCCCCGCCCAGATCTCCGTCTCCCAGCAGCAGCGCGTCAAGCTGCTCCGGGACGCGCTCGCCGTGATGAGCATGGCCGAGGTGTGGGAAGCGATCCAGGCCATGGAGCCGCCCGAGGAGACCGACACCGGCGACCTGGACGCGGGGCTCGACGACCAGGACGACCTGCGCCGCCGCTGGCTCGGCAACAAGCCCGCCCAACTCATCGCCACAGGCCTCCAGTTGTGCGTCGAACCGGACCGGGTTGCGGATCTGGCCGCCGTGGCACTGCCGTTCCACGTCCTGTCGGGTTCCCGCGACGACACCTGGGCGGTGCCTCTGCTCGACGACATGGCGCTGCGGCTGCGCGCGCACCGCACCGTCGTGCAGGGCGCCGAACACTCACCGAACACGGACAACCCGCTCGACACGGCCCGCGCTTTCGCGGACTTCTGGGACCGGTCTCAGTCCCGCTAG
- a CDS encoding DEAD/DEAH box helicase: protein MTLPVALSGTDVIGQAKTGTGKTLGFGLPLLERVTVPADVEAGRAKPDDLTDAPQALVVVPTRELCTQVTNDLLTAGKVRNVRVLAIYGGRAYEPQVEALKRGVDVIVGTPGRLLDLAGQKKLNLKHIKALVLDEADEMLDLGFLPDVEKIINMLPPRRQTMLFSATMPGAVIGLARRYMSQPTHIRATSPDDEGATVANTTQHIYRAHNMDKPELVARILQADGRGLAMVFCRTKRTAADLADQLKQRGFAAGAVHGDLGQGAREQALRAFRNGKVDVLVCTDVAARGIDVEGVTHVINYQSPEDEKTYLHRIGRTGRAGAKGIAITLVDWDDIPRWQLINKALDLGFNDPPETYSTSPHLYEELSIPAGTKGVLPRAERTRAGLDAEELEDLGETGGRGARGGRGRGGRDERGGRDERGGRGESRPAERERERPDRTPRRRRRTRGGSTVDATATPNISAEVSTEVSSPEEASGPRTLRRRRRTRGGSGSEPVTAAATAPEAAEAAVTTAEGPALDAAPEAPVPSRRRRTRKSAETTAAETVAQETPSVAEAPAAVAAPEPEAPAARPRRRTRKATTAAEAAVDTAEATTESAPEPAETTPRRRTRKATAAAETAVDTAEATQAKPRTRTRKTAAATETPVDTAEATEAKPRTRTRKTTAAAEATVDTAEAVEAKPRTRTRKAAAVAEIPAQAAEEPVAKPRTRTRKATAAAEAAVDTAEGTETKPRTRTRKTAEAASETTEAAAPRRRTRKVVESADVAVAPEATEAKPRRTRKATAAAEAAVDTAEGTQAKPRTRTRKTTAATETPVDTAEATEAKPRTRTRKAAAAPAVDTAEATEAKPRRTRKAAVAAIPAQAAEEPEAKPRTRARKATASAEATADAAEAKPRTRRTRKATAAAESAES from the coding sequence ATGACCCTCCCCGTCGCCCTCTCGGGCACGGACGTCATCGGCCAGGCCAAGACCGGCACCGGCAAGACGCTGGGCTTCGGTCTCCCGCTCCTTGAGCGCGTCACCGTCCCCGCGGACGTGGAGGCGGGGCGCGCGAAGCCCGACGACCTGACCGACGCCCCGCAGGCGCTCGTCGTCGTCCCCACCCGTGAGCTGTGCACGCAGGTCACCAACGACCTGCTGACCGCGGGCAAGGTGCGCAACGTACGCGTTCTCGCCATCTACGGCGGCCGGGCCTACGAGCCCCAGGTCGAGGCCCTGAAGCGGGGCGTCGACGTGATCGTGGGCACCCCGGGCCGCCTTCTGGACCTCGCGGGCCAGAAGAAGCTCAACCTCAAGCACATCAAGGCACTTGTCCTCGACGAGGCCGACGAGATGCTCGACCTGGGCTTCCTGCCCGACGTCGAGAAGATCATCAACATGCTGCCGCCCCGCCGCCAGACGATGCTGTTCTCGGCGACCATGCCGGGCGCGGTCATCGGACTCGCGCGCCGCTACATGTCACAGCCCACGCACATCCGCGCCACCTCGCCGGACGACGAGGGCGCGACGGTCGCGAACACCACGCAGCACATCTACCGCGCGCACAACATGGACAAGCCCGAGCTGGTCGCCCGCATACTGCAGGCCGACGGCCGGGGCCTGGCCATGGTCTTCTGCCGTACCAAGCGCACCGCGGCCGACCTCGCCGACCAGCTCAAGCAGCGCGGCTTCGCGGCCGGCGCGGTCCACGGCGACCTCGGCCAGGGCGCCCGCGAGCAGGCGCTGCGCGCCTTCCGCAACGGCAAGGTGGACGTCCTCGTCTGCACCGACGTCGCCGCCCGCGGCATCGACGTCGAGGGCGTGACGCACGTCATCAACTACCAGTCGCCGGAAGACGAGAAGACGTACCTGCACCGCATCGGCCGTACCGGCCGCGCGGGTGCGAAGGGCATCGCGATCACGCTCGTCGACTGGGACGACATCCCGCGCTGGCAGCTCATCAACAAGGCGCTGGACCTGGGCTTCAACGACCCGCCGGAGACGTACTCCACCTCCCCGCACCTCTACGAGGAGCTGAGCATCCCCGCGGGCACCAAGGGTGTCCTGCCGCGTGCCGAGCGCACCCGCGCGGGGCTCGACGCGGAGGAGCTGGAGGACCTGGGCGAGACCGGCGGCCGCGGCGCACGCGGTGGCCGCGGTCGCGGTGGACGTGACGAGCGCGGTGGACGTGACGAGCGTGGCGGCCGGGGCGAGTCCCGCCCCGCCGAGCGCGAGCGCGAGCGCCCGGACCGTACGCCGCGTCGTCGCCGCCGTACGCGCGGCGGGTCGACGGTGGACGCGACGGCCACTCCGAACATCTCCGCCGAGGTCTCCACGGAGGTCTCGTCGCCCGAGGAGGCCTCCGGCCCCCGCACCCTGCGTCGTCGTCGCCGCACCCGTGGCGGTTCGGGGTCGGAGCCGGTGACGGCCGCGGCCACGGCGCCCGAGGCAGCGGAAGCCGCCGTCACGACGGCGGAGGGCCCCGCCCTGGACGCAGCCCCCGAGGCCCCGGTGCCGTCGCGTCGCCGCCGCACCCGCAAGTCCGCGGAGACGACGGCAGCGGAGACGGTTGCTCAGGAGACGCCGTCGGTCGCGGAGGCTCCGGCAGCCGTGGCGGCCCCCGAGCCCGAGGCTCCCGCCGCCAGGCCGCGCCGCCGCACCCGCAAGGCGACGACCGCTGCGGAGGCCGCGGTCGACACGGCCGAGGCCACCACCGAGTCCGCCCCGGAGCCGGCCGAGACCACACCGCGCCGCCGGACCCGCAAGGCGACGGCAGCGGCGGAGACCGCGGTCGACACGGCCGAGGCCACGCAGGCCAAGCCGCGCACCCGGACCCGCAAGACGGCCGCCGCCACCGAGACCCCGGTCGACACGGCCGAGGCCACGGAAGCCAAGCCCCGTACCCGGACGCGCAAGACGACGGCTGCCGCCGAGGCCACCGTCGACACCGCCGAAGCGGTCGAGGCGAAGCCCCGCACCCGGACGCGCAAGGCGGCCGCCGTCGCCGAGATCCCGGCGCAGGCCGCCGAGGAGCCGGTGGCCAAGCCGCGTACCCGGACCCGCAAGGCGACGGCTGCGGCGGAGGCCGCGGTCGACACGGCCGAGGGCACGGAGACCAAGCCGCGCACCCGGACCCGCAAGACGGCTGAGGCCGCCTCGGAAACCACCGAGGCGGCAGCTCCCCGTCGGCGTACGCGCAAGGTCGTCGAGTCCGCCGACGTCGCTGTGGCGCCGGAGGCCACCGAGGCGAAGCCGCGCCGTACGCGCAAGGCGACGGCTGCGGCGGAGGCCGCGGTCGACACGGCCGAGGGCACGCAGGCCAAGCCGCGCACCCGGACCCGCAAGACGACCGCCGCCACCGAGACCCCGGTCGACACGGCCGAGGCCACGGAAGCCAAGCCCCGTACCCGGACGCGCAAGGCGGCAGCGGCCCCCGCGGTCGACACGGCCGAGGCCACCGAGGCCAAGCCGCGCCGCACCCGCAAGGCCGCCGTCGCCGCGATCCCGGCGCAGGCCGCCGAGGAGCCCGAGGCCAAGCCCCGCACCCGCGCCCGCAAGGCCACGGCATCCGCCGAGGCCACCGCGGACGCGGCCGAGGCCAAGCCCAGGACGCGCCGTACGCGCAAGGCCACGGCCGCAGCGGAGTCCGCGGAGAGCTGA
- a CDS encoding ferritin-like fold-containing protein, with protein MTTPDNTSDAPAEHTGVAAQDWDRSSADPQYRAAVVDLLGALAYGELAAFERLAEDAKLAPTLADKAELAKMASAEFHHFERLRDRLTEIGEEPTRAMDPFVAALDGFHKQTAPSDWLEGLVKAYVGDSIASDFYREVAARLDSDSRELVLAVLDDTGHAGFAVEKVRAAIDADPRVGGRLALWARRLMGEALSQSQRVVADRDALSTMLVGGVADGFDLAEVGRMFSRITEAHTKRMAALGLAA; from the coding sequence ATGACGACGCCTGACAACACCTCTGACGCACCCGCCGAGCACACCGGAGTGGCCGCCCAGGACTGGGACCGGTCGTCCGCGGACCCCCAGTACCGCGCCGCGGTCGTCGACCTGCTCGGCGCGCTCGCGTACGGCGAGCTCGCCGCGTTCGAGCGGCTCGCGGAGGACGCCAAGCTGGCGCCGACGCTGGCGGACAAGGCGGAGCTGGCGAAGATGGCGTCGGCCGAGTTCCATCACTTCGAGAGGCTGCGGGACCGGCTCACGGAGATCGGCGAGGAGCCGACGCGCGCGATGGACCCGTTCGTCGCCGCGCTGGACGGCTTCCACAAGCAGACGGCGCCTTCGGACTGGCTGGAAGGGCTGGTCAAGGCGTACGTCGGCGACTCGATCGCCAGTGACTTCTACCGGGAGGTCGCGGCCCGGCTCGACTCGGACTCGCGTGAGCTGGTGCTGGCCGTTCTGGACGACACCGGGCACGCCGGCTTCGCCGTGGAGAAGGTGCGGGCCGCCATCGACGCCGATCCGCGCGTGGGCGGCCGGCTGGCGCTGTGGGCGAGGCGGCTGATGGGCGAGGCCCTTTCGCAGTCCCAGCGGGTGGTCGCGGACCGGGACGCGCTGTCGACGATGCTGGTCGGGGGTGTGGCCGACGGGTTCGATCTCGCCGAGGTCGGGCGGATGTTCTCGCGGATCACCGAGGCGCACACGAAGCGGATGGCCGCGCTGGGCCTGGCCGCGTAG
- a CDS encoding DUF3107 domain-containing protein: MEVKIGVQHAPREIVLESGQSAEEVERIVAEALAGKSQLLTLVDEHGRKVLVPAERLAYVELGEPAPRKVGFGAL, translated from the coding sequence GTGGAGGTCAAGATCGGCGTGCAGCACGCGCCCCGCGAGATCGTTCTGGAGAGCGGTCAGAGTGCCGAGGAGGTCGAGCGGATCGTGGCCGAGGCACTTGCCGGGAAGTCGCAGCTGCTGACCCTCGTGGACGAGCACGGCCGCAAGGTCCTCGTCCCGGCCGAGCGCCTCGCCTACGTCGAGCTCGGCGAGCCGGCCCCGCGCAAGGTGGGCTTCGGAGCGCTGTAG
- a CDS encoding TetR/AcrR family transcriptional regulator, whose product MTAIEQTEAARPRGTRLPRRARRNQLLGAAQEVFVAQGYHAAAMDDIAERAGVSKPVLYQHFPGKLDLYLALLDQHCESLIGAVREALASTTDNKQRVRATMDAYFAYVEDDGGAFRLVFESDLTNEPAVRERVDKVTTECAEAICEVIAEDTGLSRAESMLLASGLGGLAQVVARSWLHSDRSVPRDQAVQLLTSLAWRGIAGFPLHGIEQHH is encoded by the coding sequence GTGACAGCCATCGAGCAGACAGAGGCAGCACGCCCGCGAGGCACGCGCCTGCCGCGCCGTGCCCGACGGAACCAGTTGCTGGGCGCCGCCCAGGAAGTCTTCGTGGCGCAGGGCTACCACGCGGCCGCCATGGACGACATCGCCGAGCGTGCCGGCGTCAGCAAGCCGGTGCTCTACCAGCACTTCCCGGGCAAGCTCGACCTCTATCTCGCCCTGCTGGACCAGCACTGCGAGTCGCTGATCGGGGCGGTACGCGAAGCGCTCGCGTCGACGACCGACAACAAGCAGCGCGTACGGGCGACGATGGACGCCTATTTCGCGTACGTCGAGGACGACGGCGGCGCCTTCCGCCTGGTCTTCGAGTCGGACCTGACGAACGAGCCCGCCGTGCGCGAGCGCGTCGACAAGGTCACGACCGAGTGCGCGGAGGCGATCTGCGAGGTCATCGCCGAGGACACCGGCCTGTCGCGCGCGGAGTCGATGCTGCTGGCCTCCGGTCTCGGCGGTCTCGCCCAGGTGGTGGCGCGTTCGTGGCTGCACAGCGACCGCAGCGTGCCGCGCGACCAGGCGGTGCAGTTGCTGACTTCGCTGGCCTGGCGCGGTATCGCGGGCTTCCCGCTGCACGGCATCGAACAGCACCACTGA